A genomic region of Candidatus Eisenbacteria bacterium contains the following coding sequences:
- a CDS encoding VWA domain-containing protein: MAFLQSIFFWVGLLAAAIPVVIHLLNRPRARVVAFSTLEFIRRLQIKRSKRIRIRELLLLLLRVLLLVLIGLAFARPALQGALAAGIGGRARTSACIVLDVSYSMGFREGEETLLDRAKDRARRIVDLLKEGDEAFLVLASEGAESRFETPTHNFRLLEAEIDRASLSSRGTDLARALEEAGRIIERSRNPNREIFLITDMQEAAFPAEGNRSVPRGDEPARVYLLPVGSEERPNLTIEGAELYEPRTLGGTVRIRATVANHSRESSEAIASLFLDGRPQGTAAVRVEPGRSEAVLFSVVLAESGVHRGEIRLAPDRLPRDDTFYFVLDRPEHLRVLLLARQEEPGRFFVRNALDPGGVGEGMIRVEEADPSALHSLALRPYHAVFLVGVPSIGEREAALLEEYAGGGGGIVIVPGDGIDFGNYNTVLLERLLPGVSIDPSVAEPRGAARIDRVQEDHPIFSIFRQGLGQALRDVVLLRHLGLRVGEGVSSVVGIGPDAPLLVEGKKGSGRVLFFAIGHDLEWSDLPAHAVYLPLLHETVRSLYSGGALHQTSLTVGRPFRKDLSGVALGNEFVCTTPLEEVALQPRGDGDRLVLRFDRTDAPGFYLIEGGGLSESFAVNLETAESNLAVLDPSEAGERLGLPSLRVIPEGRMPEKTVLESRYGRELWWEILGLVLLLAAVETAVARSHRPSSLDRG; the protein is encoded by the coding sequence ATGGCGTTCCTACAGAGCATCTTCTTCTGGGTCGGCCTTCTCGCCGCTGCGATTCCGGTCGTGATCCACCTCTTGAACCGCCCGCGCGCCCGCGTCGTGGCGTTCTCGACGCTCGAGTTCATCCGCCGTCTGCAGATCAAGCGCTCGAAGCGGATCCGGATCCGCGAGCTTCTCCTTCTCCTTCTTCGCGTCCTACTGCTCGTCCTCATCGGCCTCGCCTTCGCGCGCCCCGCTTTGCAAGGAGCGCTCGCCGCCGGGATCGGCGGGCGCGCGCGCACGAGCGCCTGCATTGTCCTCGACGTGAGCTACAGCATGGGCTTCCGCGAGGGAGAAGAGACCCTGCTCGACCGCGCGAAGGACCGGGCGCGGCGGATCGTCGATCTTCTCAAGGAAGGGGACGAGGCGTTTCTCGTTCTCGCGTCGGAAGGGGCCGAGTCCCGCTTCGAGACGCCGACGCACAACTTCCGTCTTCTCGAAGCTGAGATCGATCGAGCGTCCCTCTCCTCACGAGGGACGGACCTCGCCCGCGCCTTGGAGGAAGCGGGCCGAATCATTGAAAGATCAAGAAATCCGAACCGCGAGATCTTTCTGATCACCGACATGCAGGAAGCCGCCTTCCCGGCCGAAGGGAACCGAAGCGTCCCGCGGGGGGACGAGCCGGCGCGCGTCTACCTTCTCCCCGTCGGGAGCGAGGAGAGGCCGAACCTAACGATCGAGGGGGCCGAGCTGTACGAACCGCGCACGCTGGGCGGGACGGTGAGAATCCGAGCGACTGTCGCGAACCACTCGCGGGAGTCGTCCGAGGCGATCGCGAGCCTCTTCCTCGACGGACGACCGCAGGGGACGGCGGCCGTGCGCGTGGAGCCGGGCCGGTCCGAGGCGGTTCTCTTCTCGGTCGTTCTCGCGGAGAGCGGCGTCCATCGCGGCGAGATCCGACTCGCTCCCGACCGCCTGCCGCGCGACGACACGTTCTACTTCGTGCTCGATCGACCCGAGCATCTCCGCGTTCTCCTTCTCGCGCGCCAGGAGGAGCCGGGCCGCTTCTTCGTTCGGAACGCTCTCGATCCGGGCGGCGTGGGGGAGGGGATGATCCGTGTGGAGGAGGCCGACCCGAGCGCGCTTCACTCGCTTGCGCTCCGTCCCTATCACGCGGTCTTCCTCGTCGGCGTGCCGTCGATCGGCGAACGCGAAGCGGCGCTTCTCGAGGAGTACGCCGGCGGCGGTGGCGGCATCGTCATCGTGCCGGGAGACGGCATCGACTTCGGGAACTACAACACGGTCTTGCTCGAACGACTGCTGCCGGGGGTGAGCATCGATCCCTCCGTCGCCGAGCCGCGCGGCGCGGCGAGGATCGACCGCGTGCAGGAAGACCACCCGATCTTCTCGATCTTCCGGCAAGGGCTGGGGCAAGCCCTGAGGGATGTGGTGCTTCTCCGGCATCTCGGTCTCCGCGTCGGGGAGGGGGTCTCGTCTGTCGTGGGCATCGGGCCGGACGCGCCGCTTCTCGTCGAGGGGAAGAAGGGGAGCGGGCGCGTCCTCTTCTTCGCGATCGGGCACGATCTCGAGTGGAGCGATCTTCCGGCGCACGCGGTCTATCTTCCGCTCCTTCACGAAACGGTCCGGTCTCTCTACTCGGGCGGCGCGCTTCATCAGACATCCCTCACCGTCGGGCGTCCTTTTCGCAAGGATCTTTCCGGGGTCGCGCTCGGGAACGAGTTCGTCTGCACGACCCCTCTCGAGGAAGTGGCGCTCCAGCCGCGAGGCGATGGGGATCGACTCGTTCTCCGTTTCGATCGGACCGACGCGCCCGGCTTCTACCTGATCGAGGGAGGCGGCCTCTCCGAGTCGTTCGCGGTGAACCTCGAGACCGCCGAGTCGAACCTCGCCGTTCTCGATCCGTCCGAAGCGGGCGAGCGTCTCGGCCTTCCATCCCTTCGCGTCATCCCCGAGGGACGCATGCCGGAGAAGACGGTTCTCGAGTCCCGCTACGGGCGCGAGCTGTGGTGGGAGATCCTCGGTCTCGTTCTTCTTCTCGCCGCGGTCGAGACGGCGGTCGCACGATCGCATCGACCCTCGTCGCTCGATCGAGGCTGA
- the mfd gene encoding transcription-repair coupling factor, translating into MLPALRDLLHRSVSFREIRRRLDAGERVIRASGAGASLLSFLAADLLEEGEQAVLLLLGRPEEAELFAEEAEGLVGEDRVFLFPSWELLPYEKHSPPLEITALRQRTLGALARGEGGIVVSTPRALQTRLAPRGVLAGQIVDLLAGAEVDVEELAQRLVHIGFRRAPVAGEPGVFARRGGIVDLFPAGKSRPVRIELLGDTIESIREYDPESQRSIRTLERVRIVPQREFPLPDETVRRAQGIAPAGLESELLKRGTFFDGIERYLPLLFPGADTLFDRLPERTVVLVLEEREVLGAAAEFWKEAERFHAASADDPLLPSPDAAFLDARELEERVFSCRTIRARRGAQEADDGETVPITYLPAPPILGNLELLEKEIRRLLADSYRVFFLCDNKGQVDRMREILEPFRDRVSIGEGKLRRGFLLREERLAVLADHEVFRRIRRARRERARPAGAPIESYLALRPGDYVVHVAYGIGRYLGVERIAVDGVNRDCVFLSYAGQDRLYVPTDQMDRLQKYSGTEGGPPSIDRIGGASWARTRARAEKAIRKMAEGLLRLYAVRRARPGFAFSPDGPWQAELESSFLYEETPHQAAAVRDTKRDMEAPRPMDRLICGDVGYGKTEVAVRAAFKAVMDGKQAAILVPTTLLAQQHFRTFRDRFGGFPIRVEVLSRFQRPAQIRAVLADLAAGRVDVLIGTHRLLQKDVVFRDLGLVVIDEEQRFGVAQKEKLKKLRETVDVLATTATPIPRTLHMSLSGVRDLSIIDTPPKDRRPIVTELVEFDPEIITAAILREIDRGGQIYFVHNRVRSIHSMAAYLSRLVPEARVGIAHGQMPERALESVMLDFLDRRIEILVTTMIIESGLDIPSVNTMLVNRADQFGLAQLYQLRGRVGRSSQRAYAYLMVPRDAAVTDDARRRLEAITTFTDLGSGYRIAMKDLEIRGAGNLLGAEQHGFVASVGFEMYCKLLEEAVRELRGEEKRGPRETRVEAAIDTFLPDGYVGDPDLKVILYRRLAETRSPEEVASIREEVEDRFGRMPREARNLFDLRELKLLGEACDAESVRVEPLRVRVRFAGAEAGRIARIRSLADAFGDRVSVDAREGFAIELANDRAREGPSAARNLLLALAGHGSIDLPNP; encoded by the coding sequence ATGCTTCCCGCCCTGCGAGACCTGCTTCATCGATCGGTTTCCTTCCGCGAGATCCGCCGCCGTCTGGATGCGGGGGAACGGGTGATCCGCGCGAGCGGGGCGGGCGCCTCGCTCCTCTCCTTTCTCGCGGCCGACCTCCTGGAGGAGGGGGAGCAGGCCGTGCTTCTTCTCCTCGGGCGGCCGGAGGAGGCGGAGCTCTTCGCGGAGGAGGCGGAGGGTCTGGTCGGCGAGGATCGCGTCTTCCTTTTTCCTTCATGGGAGCTTCTTCCATACGAGAAGCATTCGCCGCCCCTCGAGATCACCGCGCTCCGCCAGAGAACGCTCGGCGCCCTCGCGCGAGGGGAAGGGGGGATCGTGGTCTCGACACCGCGGGCGCTTCAGACGCGGCTCGCCCCGCGGGGCGTCCTCGCCGGCCAGATCGTCGATCTCCTCGCCGGGGCCGAGGTGGATGTCGAGGAGCTCGCCCAGCGCCTCGTGCACATCGGGTTTCGAAGGGCGCCCGTCGCCGGAGAACCGGGCGTCTTCGCGCGCCGGGGCGGAATCGTCGACCTCTTCCCCGCGGGGAAGAGCCGCCCGGTCCGCATCGAGCTTCTCGGGGATACGATCGAGTCGATCCGCGAGTACGATCCGGAGTCGCAGCGCTCGATACGGACTCTCGAGCGCGTTCGGATCGTTCCGCAGAGGGAGTTTCCGCTTCCGGACGAGACAGTGCGCCGCGCGCAGGGAATCGCGCCGGCCGGCCTCGAGTCGGAGCTCCTGAAGCGCGGGACTTTCTTCGACGGAATCGAGCGCTACCTTCCGCTTCTCTTCCCCGGCGCCGACACCTTATTCGATCGCCTCCCCGAACGGACGGTCGTTCTCGTCCTCGAGGAGCGCGAGGTGCTCGGCGCGGCCGCCGAGTTCTGGAAAGAAGCGGAGCGTTTTCACGCGGCCTCCGCCGACGATCCCCTCCTCCCTTCGCCGGACGCCGCGTTTCTCGACGCGCGCGAGCTCGAGGAGAGAGTTTTCTCGTGCCGAACGATCCGCGCGCGGCGCGGCGCGCAAGAGGCGGACGACGGGGAGACCGTCCCGATCACCTATCTTCCGGCGCCCCCGATCCTCGGGAACCTCGAGCTTCTCGAGAAAGAGATCCGCCGCCTGCTCGCGGATTCCTACCGCGTCTTCTTTCTCTGCGACAACAAGGGCCAGGTCGATCGGATGCGGGAGATCCTCGAACCGTTTCGGGACCGGGTCTCGATCGGCGAGGGGAAGCTGAGGAGAGGATTCCTTCTGCGGGAGGAGCGCCTCGCCGTTCTTGCGGACCACGAGGTCTTCCGCCGGATCCGGAGGGCGCGGCGGGAGCGCGCGAGGCCCGCCGGCGCTCCGATCGAGAGCTATCTCGCTCTTCGTCCCGGCGACTACGTCGTGCACGTCGCCTACGGAATCGGGCGTTACCTCGGCGTCGAGAGGATCGCCGTCGACGGTGTGAACCGCGACTGCGTGTTCCTCTCCTACGCGGGCCAAGACCGTCTTTACGTTCCGACCGATCAGATGGACCGGCTCCAGAAGTACAGCGGCACGGAAGGCGGTCCGCCGTCGATCGACCGGATCGGCGGCGCCTCGTGGGCGCGGACGCGCGCGCGCGCGGAGAAGGCGATCCGCAAGATGGCGGAGGGACTCCTTCGGCTGTACGCGGTGCGGCGCGCGCGCCCCGGGTTCGCGTTCTCCCCCGACGGTCCGTGGCAGGCGGAGCTGGAGAGTTCGTTCTTGTATGAAGAAACTCCGCATCAAGCGGCCGCGGTTCGGGACACGAAGCGGGATATGGAGGCGCCGCGCCCGATGGACCGGCTGATCTGCGGCGACGTCGGCTACGGAAAGACCGAAGTCGCCGTCCGCGCGGCGTTCAAGGCGGTGATGGACGGCAAGCAGGCGGCGATCCTTGTCCCGACGACCCTTCTCGCGCAGCAGCACTTCCGGACCTTCCGCGACCGTTTCGGCGGTTTTCCGATCCGCGTGGAGGTTCTCTCCCGGTTCCAGCGGCCTGCGCAGATTCGGGCGGTCCTCGCGGACCTCGCCGCCGGACGGGTCGACGTTCTCATCGGGACGCACCGCCTTCTCCAAAAAGACGTCGTCTTCCGGGATCTCGGGCTCGTTGTGATCGACGAGGAACAGCGGTTCGGCGTCGCGCAGAAGGAGAAGCTGAAGAAGCTCCGCGAAACGGTCGACGTGCTCGCGACCACCGCCACTCCGATTCCTCGCACGCTTCACATGTCGCTTTCCGGAGTGCGGGACCTGTCGATCATCGACACGCCGCCCAAGGATCGCCGGCCGATCGTCACGGAGCTCGTCGAGTTCGATCCGGAGATCATCACGGCCGCGATCCTCCGCGAGATCGACCGGGGGGGGCAAATCTACTTCGTCCACAACCGGGTCCGCTCGATCCACTCGATGGCCGCCTATCTCTCGCGCCTCGTGCCCGAGGCGCGCGTCGGAATCGCGCACGGGCAGATGCCAGAGCGCGCTCTCGAGTCGGTGATGCTCGACTTCCTCGACCGCAGGATCGAGATCCTGGTGACCACGATGATCATCGAATCCGGTCTCGATATTCCGAGCGTGAACACCATGCTCGTCAACCGAGCGGATCAATTCGGTCTCGCGCAGCTCTATCAGCTTCGGGGGCGTGTCGGACGGTCGAGCCAGAGAGCCTACGCCTACTTGATGGTTCCGCGCGACGCGGCGGTTACCGACGACGCCCGCCGGCGCCTCGAGGCGATCACGACCTTCACCGATCTCGGATCGGGCTACCGCATCGCGATGAAGGATCTCGAGATCCGCGGAGCGGGGAACCTCCTCGGCGCCGAGCAGCACGGCTTCGTCGCTTCGGTCGGTTTCGAGATGTACTGCAAGCTCCTCGAGGAGGCGGTTCGCGAGCTTCGGGGCGAGGAGAAGCGCGGGCCGCGCGAGACGCGCGTCGAAGCCGCAATCGACACCTTCCTTCCCGACGGCTATGTCGGGGACCCGGACCTCAAGGTGATCCTCTACCGGCGGCTGGCGGAGACGCGTTCGCCCGAGGAGGTCGCTTCGATTCGCGAGGAGGTCGAGGACCGCTTCGGACGGATGCCCAGGGAGGCGAGGAACCTGTTCGATCTTCGAGAGCTCAAGCTTCTCGGGGAGGCGTGCGACGCGGAGTCGGTGCGCGTGGAGCCTTTGCGCGTTCGCGTCCGATTCGCCGGCGCGGAGGCCGGCAGGATTGCGCGCATTCGGAGTCTCGCGGATGCCTTCGGGGATCGGGTATCCGTCGATGCGCGCGAGGGTTTCGCGATCGAGCTCGCGAACGACCGGGCGAGGGAGGGGCCGTCCGCGGCCAGAAATCTGTTGTTGGCCCTCGCGGGACACGGTAGCATCGATCTTCCGAATCCGTGA